A section of the Pimelobacter simplex genome encodes:
- a CDS encoding DEAD/DEAH box helicase, translated as MSADEREPAGQSPAERYASYRKDKGHPVFRDFAAGFSFELDDFQVEGCRAVEEGDGVLVAAPTGAGKTVVGEFAVHLALETGRKCFYTTPIKALSNQKYHDLAERYGADQVGLLTGDTSINGEAPVVVMTTEVLRNMLYARSRTLVGLGFVVMDEVHYLADRARGAVWEEVIIHLPESVSVISLSATVSNAEEFGEWLETVRGSTRTIVAERRPVPLFQHVMVGRRLLDLFASSDVDAAAGFVREGAPVNDELMKLARDDWASTRLKDRRTPKGARGRQGGPGSRNVGSGRRIWIPGRLDVIDQLERHNLLPAIDFIFSRAGCDAAVKQCLEANLRLTTPEERDEAIEYVERTLGGLPSDDLHVLGYHDFLDAASRGVAAHHAGMLPAFKECVEELYLRGLVKMVFATETLALGINMPARTVVLEKLSKWNGETHADITPGEYTQLTGRAGRRGLDIEGHAVVLWQPGMNPRELAGLASTRTYPLRSSFRPSYNMAVNLVHSYGRHQARELLEQSFAQFQADRAVVGLARQQRKAEDALEGYAEAAQCHLGDFLEYAALRRRVSELEKESSKARRHDRRDEAGASLERLTTGDVIIVPVGKFAGPAVIVEPGLSEHGHRPLVITAERQGRRLAMMDFPTPVEPVAHIRLPKRVDARNPHQRKDIAQQVREAVRALPLSVTRPKAERGPVDEAAAREIQALRAQIREHPCHGCSEREDHSRWAERYAKLQKDTDLLAARIERRTNTVARTFDRVLEVLEALDYLVGDDVTERGRGLMRIYSDLDLVAAESLRTGLWDDLSPAQLGAVLSALVYEARRPEEGPPNVPGGAIQVTVDAMTRLWGELERLERDHRLDFLRKPDPGFAWTAYRWAEGQDLDEVITRNDQTAGDFVRQMKQLIDFAGQIADAAAGTPVRDTARQLVKLLRRGIVASE; from the coding sequence ATGAGCGCCGACGAGCGGGAGCCGGCCGGCCAGAGCCCGGCCGAGCGCTACGCGTCGTACCGCAAGGACAAGGGGCACCCGGTGTTCCGCGACTTCGCGGCGGGCTTCTCCTTCGAGCTCGACGACTTCCAGGTCGAGGGCTGCCGCGCGGTCGAGGAGGGCGACGGCGTGCTGGTCGCCGCGCCGACCGGTGCCGGCAAGACGGTGGTCGGCGAGTTCGCCGTGCACCTGGCGCTCGAGACCGGGCGCAAGTGCTTCTACACGACGCCGATCAAGGCGCTGTCGAACCAGAAGTACCACGACCTCGCCGAGCGCTACGGCGCCGACCAGGTCGGTCTGCTCACCGGCGACACCTCGATCAACGGTGAGGCGCCGGTCGTGGTGATGACCACCGAGGTGCTGCGCAACATGCTCTACGCGCGCTCCCGGACCCTGGTCGGGCTGGGCTTCGTCGTGATGGACGAGGTGCACTACCTCGCCGACCGGGCCCGCGGCGCGGTCTGGGAGGAGGTCATCATCCACCTCCCCGAGTCGGTCTCGGTGATCTCGCTGTCGGCGACGGTCTCCAACGCCGAGGAGTTCGGCGAGTGGCTCGAGACGGTGCGCGGCTCGACCCGCACGATCGTGGCCGAGCGGCGTCCGGTGCCGCTGTTCCAGCACGTCATGGTGGGACGCCGGCTGCTCGACCTGTTCGCCTCCTCCGACGTCGACGCGGCGGCCGGCTTCGTCCGCGAGGGCGCCCCGGTCAACGACGAGCTGATGAAGCTCGCCCGCGACGACTGGGCCTCGACCCGCCTCAAGGACCGCCGCACGCCCAAGGGCGCGCGCGGGCGCCAGGGCGGCCCCGGCAGCCGCAACGTCGGCAGCGGACGCCGGATCTGGATCCCGGGGCGGCTCGACGTGATCGACCAGCTCGAGCGGCACAACCTGCTGCCCGCGATCGACTTCATCTTCAGCCGCGCCGGATGCGACGCCGCCGTCAAGCAGTGCCTCGAGGCCAACCTGCGGCTCACCACGCCCGAGGAGCGCGACGAGGCGATCGAGTACGTCGAGCGGACCCTCGGCGGCCTGCCCTCCGACGACCTGCACGTGCTCGGCTACCACGACTTCCTCGACGCCGCCTCGCGCGGCGTCGCCGCCCACCACGCCGGCATGCTGCCGGCGTTCAAGGAGTGCGTCGAGGAGCTCTACCTGCGCGGGCTGGTCAAGATGGTCTTCGCCACCGAGACGCTCGCGCTCGGCATCAACATGCCCGCGCGCACCGTCGTCCTGGAGAAGCTCTCGAAGTGGAACGGCGAGACGCACGCCGACATCACGCCGGGGGAGTACACCCAGCTCACCGGCCGGGCCGGGCGCCGCGGTCTCGACATCGAGGGCCATGCGGTCGTGCTCTGGCAGCCGGGGATGAACCCGCGCGAGCTGGCGGGTCTCGCCTCGACCCGGACCTATCCGCTGCGCTCGTCGTTCCGGCCGTCGTACAACATGGCGGTCAACCTGGTGCACTCCTACGGGCGGCACCAGGCCCGCGAGCTGCTGGAGCAGTCGTTCGCGCAGTTCCAGGCCGACCGCGCGGTGGTCGGCCTGGCCCGCCAGCAGCGCAAGGCCGAGGACGCGCTCGAGGGCTATGCCGAGGCCGCGCAGTGCCACCTCGGCGACTTCCTGGAGTACGCCGCCCTGCGCCGCCGGGTCAGCGAGCTGGAGAAGGAGTCCAGCAAGGCCCGCCGCCACGACCGCCGCGACGAGGCCGGCGCCTCGCTGGAGCGGCTGACGACGGGTGACGTGATCATCGTCCCGGTCGGCAAGTTCGCGGGCCCGGCGGTGATCGTCGAGCCCGGTCTGTCCGAGCACGGCCACCGCCCGCTGGTGATCACCGCCGAGCGCCAGGGGCGCCGGCTGGCGATGATGGACTTCCCGACACCGGTCGAGCCGGTCGCCCACATCCGGCTGCCCAAGCGGGTCGACGCGCGCAACCCGCACCAGCGCAAGGACATCGCCCAGCAGGTCCGCGAGGCGGTCCGGGCGCTGCCGCTGTCGGTGACCCGGCCCAAGGCCGAGCGCGGGCCCGTCGACGAGGCCGCCGCGCGCGAGATCCAGGCGCTGCGCGCCCAGATCCGCGAGCACCCGTGCCACGGCTGCTCCGAGCGCGAGGACCACTCCCGGTGGGCCGAGCGCTACGCCAAGCTGCAGAAGGACACCGACCTGCTCGCGGCCCGCATCGAGCGGCGGACCAACACCGTGGCGCGCACCTTCGACCGGGTGCTCGAGGTGCTCGAGGCGCTCGACTACCTCGTCGGGGACGACGTCACCGAGCGTGGCCGCGGCCTGATGCGGATCTACTCCGACCTCGACCTGGTCGCGGCCGAGTCGCTGCGCACGGGCCTGTGGGACGACCTCTCACCGGCCCAGCTCGGCGCGGTGCTCTCCGCCCTCGTCTACGAGGCCCGCCGGCCCGAGGAGGGCCCGCCGAACGTCCCGGGCGGCGCGATCCAGGTGACCGTCGACGCGATGACGCGGCTGTGGGGCGAGCTGGAGCGCCTGGAGCGCGACCACCGCCTCGACTTCCTCCGCAAGCCCGACCCGGGCTTCGCCTGGACGGCGTACCGCTGGGCCGAGGGTCAGGACCTCGACGAGGTGATCACCCGCAACGACCAGACCGCCGGTGACTTCGTGCGCCAGATGAAGCAGCTCATCGACTTCGCCGGCCAGATCGCCGACGCGGCGGCGGGGACGCCGGTGCGCGACACCGCGCGCCAGCTGGTCAAGCTCCTGCGCCGCGGGATCGTGGCGAGCGAGTGA
- a CDS encoding NUDIX hydrolase, with protein sequence MSAGLVVAAAVVLRERRLLVVSKHAAPDVFYLPGGKLEPGESFEDAMRREVHEELGVVVREAEHFLDVEAPAAIERVPMRLTVFVVSIDGEPALHAELAALDWVADAAKPGLGPAIRDHVIPALVDAGLLGPEGVPGAS encoded by the coding sequence GTGAGCGCCGGCCTCGTCGTCGCCGCGGCCGTCGTGCTGCGCGAGCGGCGCCTGCTCGTGGTCAGCAAGCACGCGGCGCCCGACGTGTTCTACCTGCCCGGCGGCAAGCTCGAGCCGGGGGAGTCGTTCGAGGACGCCATGCGCCGCGAGGTCCACGAGGAGCTCGGTGTCGTCGTGCGCGAGGCCGAGCACTTCCTGGACGTCGAGGCGCCCGCCGCGATCGAGCGGGTCCCGATGCGGCTCACCGTCTTCGTCGTGAGCATCGACGGCGAGCCGGCCCTCCACGCCGAGCTCGCCGCGCTCGACTGGGTCGCGGACGCGGCCAAGCCCGGCCTCGGGCCGGCGATCCGGGACCACGTGATCCCGGCGCTCGTCGACGCGGGCCTGCTCGGCCCTGAGGGCGTCCCGGGCGCGTCCTAG
- a CDS encoding 5'-3' exonuclease: MTQRLLLLDTASLYFRAYFGSPEILAPDGTNVNAVRGLLGYISQLVEQYEPTHLACCWDDDWRPQWRVDLIPTYKAHRVVTEVAGAPDVEEVPDPLELQVPIIRDVLAAFGIAVVGAPGYEADDVIGTLATGAGMPVDVVTGDRDLFQLVDDEAAVRVLYVGRGVGRHERVDETWVLDKYGVRADQYADFATLRGDASDGLPGVKGVGEKTAASMLQKYGDLDGIRAAAEDPASDLGPGPRLKLKDAAPYLDVAPTVVAVARDIDLPREHLALPATPADPDALADLVERWSLSSPVERLTGILARAEG; this comes from the coding sequence ATGACTCAGCGCCTTCTACTCCTCGATACGGCCAGCCTCTACTTCCGGGCCTACTTCGGCTCGCCGGAGATCCTCGCGCCCGACGGCACCAACGTGAACGCCGTGCGCGGTCTGCTCGGCTACATCTCCCAGCTCGTCGAGCAGTACGAGCCCACCCACCTGGCCTGCTGCTGGGACGACGACTGGCGTCCCCAGTGGCGGGTCGACCTGATCCCGACCTACAAGGCGCACCGGGTCGTGACCGAGGTCGCCGGCGCACCGGACGTCGAGGAGGTGCCCGACCCGCTCGAGCTCCAGGTGCCGATCATCCGCGACGTGCTCGCGGCGTTCGGCATCGCGGTGGTCGGCGCGCCCGGCTACGAGGCCGACGACGTGATCGGCACGCTCGCGACGGGGGCCGGCATGCCGGTCGACGTCGTCACCGGCGACCGCGACCTGTTCCAGCTCGTCGACGACGAGGCCGCCGTCCGGGTCCTGTACGTCGGGCGCGGCGTCGGCCGCCACGAGCGCGTCGACGAGACCTGGGTGCTCGACAAGTACGGCGTCCGCGCCGACCAGTACGCCGACTTCGCCACCCTGCGCGGCGACGCCTCCGACGGCCTGCCGGGCGTCAAGGGCGTCGGCGAGAAGACCGCGGCCTCGATGCTCCAGAAGTACGGCGACCTGGACGGCATCCGCGCCGCCGCCGAGGACCCGGCCAGCGACCTCGGCCCCGGCCCGCGGCTCAAGCTCAAGGACGCGGCGCCCTACCTGGACGTGGCCCCGACCGTCGTGGCGGTCGCGCGCGACATCGACCTGCCGCGCGAGCACCTGGCCCTCCCGGCGACGCCGGCCGACCCGGACGCCCTCGCCGACCTGGTGGAGCGCTGGTCGCTGTCCTCGCCGGTCGAGCGGCTGACCGGCATCCTGGCGCGCGCCGAGGGCTAG
- a CDS encoding Lrp/AsnC family transcriptional regulator translates to MSQSTNPAVEATDRQILELLAKDGRMSYTDLGRATGLSTSAVHQRVKRLEQRGLILGYGATVNYAEIGLPLTAFIAIRPIDPSQPDDCPDRLVDLPEIESCWSVAGEESYLLKVRITTPFELEGLLSRIRSVANVSTRTTIVLSTYYENRPVST, encoded by the coding sequence GTGAGTCAGAGCACCAATCCCGCGGTCGAGGCGACCGACCGGCAGATCCTGGAGCTTCTGGCCAAGGACGGGCGCATGTCGTACACCGATCTCGGGCGGGCCACGGGGCTCTCGACCTCGGCCGTGCACCAGCGGGTCAAGCGCCTCGAGCAGCGCGGCCTCATCCTCGGCTACGGCGCCACCGTCAACTACGCCGAGATCGGTCTGCCGCTGACCGCGTTCATCGCGATCCGCCCGATCGACCCCTCGCAGCCCGACGACTGCCCCGACCGGCTCGTCGACCTGCCCGAGATCGAGTCGTGCTGGTCGGTGGCCGGTGAGGAGTCCTACCTCCTCAAGGTGCGGATCACCACGCCCTTCGAGCTCGAGGGCCTGCTGAGCCGGATCCGCTCGGTCGCCAACGTGTCGACCCGGACCACGATCGTGCTCTCGACCTACTACGAGAACCGGCCCGTCAGCACCTGA
- the lnt gene encoding apolipoprotein N-acyltransferase, which translates to MVQRSFLAALGGALLTASFEPVAMGWLLPLGVALYALALRDLSVRRSFLVGLVFGVVFYYSHIAWMRASIGTDAWLALSAAEALFYGLLGLAVPLLRRLPVWPLWLAAAWTTMETIRSGWPFSGMPWGRLAFAAVDTPAANMVAYVGMTGLSFLLALTGFALARLVEALLARRRDTTVPWRLPALGAVGVLALLVTPAVVPYDIPQTGTATVAVVQGNVPGPGNDILWDYLGVTRNHVDATVELAAQVSAGERPRPDFVLWPENSTAVDPFEPGEVNTGITEAVAAIGVPVVVGGIVDDGPKHVLNQGIVWDPETGPGDRYTKHHPVPYGEYIPFRDIWNPKFGKLALISRDMRAGTRTTPLRVAGIEVADAICFDVAYDGVLPPQVRSGAQLLTVQTSNASFIFTHQIEQQFAITRLRAIEAGRWLTVASTNGRTGVIASDGTVVASLTPRTTGVLDEEVGLATGLTPAMRLGPWPARMFTLLTLGALVSGALAYRRRREFDGPARVSSTEGDPAPTPTTNTSEASVG; encoded by the coding sequence GTGGTGCAACGCTCGTTCCTCGCGGCTCTCGGCGGCGCCCTGCTGACCGCGTCGTTCGAGCCGGTCGCGATGGGGTGGCTGCTGCCCCTCGGCGTCGCGCTCTACGCGCTCGCGCTGCGCGACCTCAGCGTGCGCCGCTCCTTCCTCGTCGGGCTCGTCTTCGGCGTGGTCTTCTACTACAGCCACATCGCCTGGATGCGGGCCTCGATCGGCACCGACGCCTGGCTGGCGCTCTCGGCCGCCGAGGCGCTGTTCTACGGCCTGCTGGGCCTCGCCGTGCCCCTGCTGCGCCGGCTGCCGGTCTGGCCGCTGTGGCTGGCCGCGGCGTGGACCACCATGGAGACGATCCGCAGCGGCTGGCCGTTCAGCGGGATGCCCTGGGGACGACTGGCGTTCGCCGCGGTCGACACCCCGGCGGCCAACATGGTCGCCTACGTCGGGATGACCGGGCTCTCGTTCCTGCTCGCCCTGACCGGGTTCGCCCTGGCTCGCCTGGTCGAGGCCCTGCTCGCGCGGCGCCGCGACACCACGGTGCCGTGGCGGCTGCCCGCGCTCGGCGCGGTCGGCGTCCTGGCGCTGCTGGTGACGCCCGCCGTCGTGCCCTACGACATCCCCCAGACCGGGACCGCGACCGTGGCCGTCGTCCAGGGCAACGTGCCCGGACCGGGCAACGACATCCTCTGGGACTACCTCGGCGTCACCCGCAACCACGTCGACGCCACGGTCGAGCTCGCCGCGCAGGTCTCGGCGGGGGAGCGGCCGCGGCCCGACTTCGTGCTGTGGCCCGAGAACTCCACGGCGGTCGACCCGTTCGAGCCCGGCGAGGTCAACACCGGGATCACCGAGGCGGTCGCCGCGATCGGCGTACCGGTGGTGGTCGGCGGGATCGTCGACGACGGCCCGAAGCACGTCCTCAACCAGGGCATCGTCTGGGACCCGGAGACCGGGCCGGGGGACCGCTACACCAAGCACCACCCGGTGCCCTACGGCGAGTACATCCCGTTCCGCGACATCTGGAACCCCAAGTTCGGCAAGCTCGCGCTCATCTCGCGCGACATGCGGGCCGGCACCCGCACCACGCCGCTGCGGGTGGCCGGGATCGAGGTCGCCGACGCGATCTGCTTCGACGTCGCCTACGACGGCGTGCTGCCGCCGCAGGTCCGCTCGGGAGCCCAGCTGCTCACGGTCCAGACCAGCAACGCCAGCTTCATCTTCACCCACCAGATCGAGCAGCAGTTCGCGATCACCCGGCTGCGGGCCATCGAGGCGGGCCGCTGGCTGACGGTGGCCTCGACCAACGGCCGCACCGGCGTGATCGCCTCCGACGGCACCGTGGTCGCCTCGCTGACGCCGCGGACCACGGGCGTGCTCGACGAGGAGGTCGGCCTGGCCACGGGCCTGACCCCGGCGATGCGCCTGGGCCCCTGGCCGGCCCGGATGTTCACCCTCCTGACGCTCGGCGCTCTCGTGTCAGGTGCCCTCGCGTACCGTCGACGGCGAGAGTTCGATGGCCCTGCGCGGGTGAGCTCCACCGAGGGCGACCCCGCGCCGACCCCCACCACGAACACGAGCGAGGCATCCGTTGGCTGA
- a CDS encoding polyprenol monophosphomannose synthase, translating into MVIPTYNEADNLAWIVDRLRTAQPAVDVLVVDDGSPDGTGAIADRLAAADPQVHVLHRTAKGGLGAAYLAGFGWALEQGYDVIGEMDADGSHQPEQLHRLLTALRDADLVIGSRWVPGGSVVNWPWQREALSRGGNLYVRVLLGIDVRDATAGFRLFRSTTLEKLRLDEVRSTGYVFQTDLVSRTLRAGLTVREVPIEFVERVRGESKMSGQVAVESLKRITEWGLRERWARLRSERGPAEAERELQRR; encoded by the coding sequence ATGGTGATCCCCACGTACAACGAGGCGGACAACCTCGCCTGGATCGTCGACCGGCTGCGCACCGCCCAGCCCGCCGTCGACGTCCTCGTGGTCGACGACGGCTCGCCCGACGGCACCGGCGCCATCGCCGACCGGCTCGCCGCGGCCGACCCCCAGGTCCACGTGCTGCACCGCACCGCCAAGGGCGGGCTCGGGGCGGCGTACCTCGCCGGGTTCGGGTGGGCCCTGGAGCAGGGCTACGACGTCATCGGCGAGATGGACGCCGACGGCTCCCACCAGCCCGAGCAGCTCCACCGCCTGCTCACCGCGCTGCGCGACGCCGACCTGGTGATCGGCTCGCGCTGGGTCCCCGGCGGCTCGGTCGTCAACTGGCCCTGGCAGCGCGAGGCGCTCTCGCGCGGCGGCAACCTGTACGTCCGGGTGCTGCTCGGCATCGACGTGCGCGACGCGACCGCCGGCTTCCGGCTCTTCCGGAGCACGACCCTGGAGAAGCTGCGCCTCGACGAGGTGCGCTCCACGGGCTACGTCTTCCAGACCGACCTCGTCTCGCGGACCCTGCGCGCCGGCCTGACCGTGCGCGAGGTGCCCATTGAGTTCGTCGAGCGGGTGCGCGGCGAGTCCAAGATGAGCGGCCAGGTGGCCGTGGAGTCGCTCAAGCGGATCACCGAGTGGGGTCTGCGCGAGCGGTGGGCGCGGCTGCGCAGCGAGCGCGGCCCGGCGGAGGCGGAGCGGGAGCTGCAACGACGATGA
- a CDS encoding FxsA family protein, whose amino-acid sequence MSRRGRRTLALVLLGLGLVAALEVVVLAAVGRSIGVGWTVLLLFLDVVLGIAVIRRAGRRAVDALRTRLETGQLPDREVGDRGLVVVAGVLLAVPGFVSDLLALLLIVPFTRPLFRGLVAGLAVRRVGTFSGPFGPAGPGDATRPGPVVVRGEVIDESED is encoded by the coding sequence ATGAGCAGGCGCGGACGCCGGACGCTGGCCCTGGTGCTGCTGGGCCTCGGCCTCGTGGCGGCCCTCGAGGTGGTCGTGCTGGCCGCCGTGGGCCGGAGCATCGGCGTGGGCTGGACCGTGCTCCTGCTGTTCCTCGACGTCGTCCTCGGCATCGCGGTGATCCGGCGCGCCGGACGCCGCGCGGTCGACGCCCTGCGCACCCGGCTCGAGACCGGTCAGCTGCCCGACCGCGAGGTCGGCGACCGGGGGCTGGTCGTGGTCGCGGGCGTGCTGCTCGCCGTCCCGGGGTTCGTCAGCGACCTGCTCGCGCTGCTGCTCATCGTCCCGTTCACCCGGCCGCTGTTCCGCGGGCTGGTCGCCGGGCTCGCCGTACGGCGGGTCGGGACGTTCAGCGGCCCCTTCGGCCCGGCCGGCCCCGGAGACGCCACTCGCCCCGGACCAGTGGTGGTCCGGGGCGAGGTGATCGACGAGTCCGAGGACTGA
- a CDS encoding RNA polymerase-binding protein RbpA yields the protein MAERTLRGARLGGQSFEDERGIEFAARQQVGYRCPQGHDFEITMSIEAEVPAIWECPRCGLEAESTAGIQREVKAEKPQRTHWDMLLERRSEKELEEILTERLELLRGGEIGPAHLHRANARKRKAAKA from the coding sequence ATGGCGGAGCGCACACTGCGCGGTGCCCGACTGGGCGGCCAGTCGTTCGAGGACGAGCGGGGGATCGAGTTCGCTGCTCGCCAGCAGGTCGGCTACCGCTGTCCCCAGGGGCACGATTTCGAGATCACGATGTCGATCGAGGCGGAGGTGCCCGCCATCTGGGAGTGCCCCCGATGCGGGCTCGAGGCCGAGTCCACGGCCGGCATCCAGCGTGAGGTCAAGGCGGAGAAGCCCCAGCGGACCCACTGGGACATGCTGCTGGAGCGTCGCTCGGAGAAGGAGCTCGAGGAGATCCTCACCGAGCGCCTGGAGCTCCTGCGCGGCGGCGAGATCGGCCCGGCGCACCTGCACCGGGCCAACGCCCGCAAGCGCAAGGCTGCCAAGGCCTGA
- a CDS encoding MFS transporter: protein MTIADLGPLNRAREQRAWYFTDWAASAFQTTVAGVLFAPYLISVAENAVGEHGRIHVLGLAIAPGSLPSYVITVSTLLSALIFPLVGAIADRTARKPDLLVGLSWIGAVAAGLLFFMSGENWLFGSIAFMVANLAGGAAIVVSDSILPLISDEKERDRVSSVGWAYGYAGGGLLLAVNFAVVTFHDALGLDKEMAVRLSLLSAAIWWAAFMVIPWRRIKQHPPVDVEEVSGGLMSRSFGQLAATLRDLRNYPVALTFLVAYLFFNDGIQTVIASASTFGIEELGFGEGTVLGTYLLVQFVAMFGAIGFGRAAARHGAKKVILAGLVGWMAIVSVALVVPDGQLVPFLVLGVAIGVVLGGTQALARSYFSLFIPRGKEAEYFSLYHAMDRGTSWFGTLTFGIVYQITDSYRPAIFALIAFFVLGGLLLLRVDTERGIRDAGNERPAVI, encoded by the coding sequence ATGACGATCGCGGACCTGGGCCCGCTCAACCGGGCCCGCGAGCAGCGCGCCTGGTACTTCACCGACTGGGCCGCCTCGGCGTTCCAGACGACCGTCGCCGGCGTGCTCTTCGCGCCCTACCTGATCTCGGTGGCCGAGAACGCCGTCGGCGAGCACGGGCGGATCCACGTGCTCGGGCTCGCGATCGCGCCGGGCTCGCTGCCGTCGTACGTGATCACGGTGTCGACGCTCCTGAGCGCCCTGATCTTCCCCCTCGTCGGCGCGATCGCCGATCGCACCGCCCGCAAGCCCGACCTGCTGGTCGGCCTGTCCTGGATCGGCGCGGTCGCCGCGGGCCTGCTGTTCTTCATGAGCGGCGAGAACTGGCTCTTCGGCAGCATCGCGTTCATGGTCGCCAACCTCGCCGGTGGCGCCGCGATCGTGGTCAGCGACTCGATCCTGCCCCTCATCTCCGACGAGAAGGAGCGCGACCGCGTCTCGTCGGTCGGCTGGGCCTACGGTTACGCCGGCGGCGGCCTCCTGCTCGCCGTCAACTTCGCCGTCGTCACCTTCCACGACGCCCTCGGCCTCGACAAGGAGATGGCCGTGCGCCTCTCCCTGCTCTCGGCCGCGATCTGGTGGGCGGCGTTCATGGTCATCCCCTGGCGCCGGATCAAGCAGCACCCCCCGGTCGATGTCGAGGAAGTCAGCGGCGGCCTGATGTCCCGCTCCTTCGGCCAGCTCGCCGCGACCCTGCGCGACCTGCGCAACTACCCGGTCGCGCTGACCTTCCTGGTCGCCTACCTGTTCTTCAACGACGGCATCCAGACCGTCATCGCCTCCGCCTCGACCTTCGGCATCGAGGAGCTCGGCTTCGGCGAGGGCACCGTGCTCGGCACCTACCTGCTCGTGCAGTTCGTGGCCATGTTCGGCGCGATCGGCTTCGGCCGCGCTGCCGCGCGCCACGGCGCCAAGAAGGTCATCCTGGCCGGGCTCGTCGGCTGGATGGCCATCGTGAGCGTCGCGCTCGTCGTACCGGACGGGCAGCTGGTGCCCTTCCTGGTCCTCGGCGTCGCGATCGGCGTCGTCCTCGGCGGCACCCAGGCGCTGGCCCGCTCGTACTTCTCGCTGTTCATCCCGCGCGGCAAGGAGGCGGAGTACTTCAGCCTCTACCACGCCATGGACCGCGGGACCTCGTGGTTCGGCACGCTGACCTTCGGCATCGTCTACCAGATCACCGACTCCTACCGGCCGGCGATCTTCGCCCTCATCGCGTTCTTCGTCCTGGGCGGGCTGCTGCTCCTGCGGGTCGACACGGAGCGTGGGATCCGGGACGCTGGCAACGAGCGGCCGGCCGTGATCTGA
- a CDS encoding glycerophosphodiester phosphodiesterase, translated as MYLEPSRVLAFAHRGGAYHPEIEGLENTLAAFRHAAALGYDYLETDVHLTADGVLLAFHDEVLDRVTDQQGAIRELTLAEVRRARIGGREEVPTLVDLLDAFPEARFNIDLKSEGAAEALAALVRERDLWDRLLVASFSRRRIGRFRELTGGRVPTAADPWQIVAFRLSPSVRLARLLAGGRFAAFQVPHRRGRFVVTTPGFVRRAHAAGLQVHVWTIDEPAEMHTLLDRGVDGLFTDRTDVLKDVLQRRGQWWSARGGTT; from the coding sequence ATGTACCTGGAGCCAAGCAGGGTCCTCGCTTTCGCGCACCGCGGCGGTGCCTACCACCCCGAGATCGAGGGCCTGGAGAACACGCTGGCCGCGTTCCGGCACGCCGCGGCGCTCGGCTACGACTACCTCGAGACCGACGTCCACCTGACCGCCGACGGCGTGCTGCTGGCGTTCCACGACGAGGTCCTCGACCGGGTCACCGACCAGCAGGGCGCGATCCGCGAGCTCACCCTCGCCGAGGTACGCCGCGCCCGGATCGGCGGGCGCGAGGAGGTGCCGACCCTGGTCGACCTCCTCGACGCCTTCCCCGAGGCGCGGTTCAACATCGACCTCAAGTCCGAGGGCGCGGCCGAGGCGCTCGCCGCGCTCGTCCGCGAGCGCGACCTGTGGGACCGGCTGCTCGTCGCCTCGTTCTCGCGCCGCCGGATCGGCCGCTTCCGTGAGCTCACCGGCGGCCGGGTGCCGACCGCGGCCGACCCCTGGCAGATCGTCGCCTTCCGGCTCTCCCCCAGCGTCCGGCTGGCCCGGCTCCTCGCCGGAGGGCGCTTCGCCGCCTTCCAGGTGCCCCACCGGCGCGGCCGGTTCGTGGTGACCACGCCCGGCTTCGTGCGCCGCGCCCACGCGGCCGGCCTCCAGGTCCACGTCTGGACCATCGACGAGCCCGCCGAGATGCACACGCTCCTCGACCGCGGTGTCGACGGGCTCTTCACGGACCGCACCGACGTGCTCAAGGATGTGCTGCAGCGACGTGGCCAGTGGTGGTCCGCGCGGGGAGGCACGACATGA